AATCTAAATGTAGAGCTTTAAACTTTTATAGTTTCCTTTGTGAGTAAAAAGTAAATAAGAAGCTATAATAATGTATTTAAGTTGTATTTTCAGgttaaattatttacattttctttaaaaggtGTTCTAAACCTTAATGGTTGTTCTGACGTCACATGACGTGTCACTTCCTGTCCCCCTCCAGGACCGCCAGTCGTGGCAGAACGAGTACGAAATCTACAACCTGAACGGGATGAGACACGAGAACCTGCTTCAGTTCCTCGGAGCCGAGAAGAGAAGCATCAACatggagctgcagctgtggcTCATCACCGCCTACCACGAGAAGGTAACACTGACCCCCGCTGGCCGGAGGGAGAACTGCAGCATCACTGCTCCTTATAATGGGGTTTATATGAAGACACGCTGTTTACTCCTCATTCTCAGataagaattaaaaaataactcaaagtgTGTTGAAAAGAGTAATAAATCATCACAAGGTAAGATGTCTGAGCTCAGGTTCCTGTGTCTCCTCAGGGTTCTCTGTCCGACTACCTGAAGGCCAACATCCtgtcctggtctgaactctgtctCATTGCTCAGTCCATGTCCCGAGGCCTCGCCTACCTGCACGAAGACATACCTGGACACAAGGACGGACACAAACCTGCCATCGCACACAGGTACATAGGGTACACACAAGtacatacaacacacacacgggTACATGTAACATACATACACGGGTACATGTAGCATACACACAGAGGTAACACACAAGtacatataacacacacacacgggtaCATGTAGCATACACACagaggtaacacacacacaggtacataGAATACACACAagtacatatacacacacaggtaGATGTAACATACACACACGGGTACATATAACACCCACAGGtacatataacacacacaggTAAAACACACATAGGTACATGTAACACACTCAGGTACCACacacatataacacacacaaacgcacaggTACAGGTAAACAGGTGTGCTCAGATTCAGTAAACAGGTGCCGTCCTGTCAGACAGGAGGTCTCACTCTGTGCGTTTTTTCAGGGACTTTAAGAGTAAGAACGTcctgctgaagtccaacctGACGGCTTGTATTGCCGACTTCGGCCTCGCTCTCCGGTTTGAGGCGGGGAAATCTCCAGGAGACACACATGGACAGGTGAGTTCACCTGAGTGTGTCACTGACCTTGAAGGAGGCTGGTAGCTGATGGATGAACTGCAGCTTCTCAGCCTTTAAAGGAGGAGGAGTCAGCAGGTTGTTAACAGGAGgtctgatgttctgctggtcCTGGTTCCTGGTACCTGGTTCCTGGTACCTGGTTCCTGGTACCTTGTCGGGGTCCAGAGGTTTAACCCAGCTGTGGATGTGTTGTCAGGTGGGGACCAGGAGGTACATGGCCCCCGAGGTTCTGGAGGGAGCCATCAACTTCCAGAGGGACGCTTTCCTGAGGATAGACATGTACGCCCTGGGCCTGGTGTTGTGGGAGCTCGCCTCTCGCTGCAAAGCTGCCGACGGTAAGAGACTCGGTTCTGATGGAGGCGGTTCTGTCTCTGCCATGGGTTCTGATGTCCTTCCTGTCTCTGTCCAGGTCCGGTTGACGAGTACCGGCTGCCGTTTGAGGAGGAGGTGGGTCCACATCCATCTCTGGAGGACATGCAGGAGGTGGTGGTCCACAAGAAGCAGAGACCGACCCTTCGGGAGTGCTGGCAGAAACACACTGTGAGTGGCACTACATTACCCATAACACACCACCCTGTCTACCTAAATTACCCATGATACACCACTCTGTCTGCCTAAATAACTCATGATACACCATTCTGTCTATTTTACCCATGATGCACCACTCTGTCTATTTTACCCATGATACACCACTCTGTCTGCCtacattacccataatgcaccACTGCATCGACCTACATTATAGGCGTTTCTCAGATCAAACACTAAAGAGGTCTCACTCCCCGTTTTATCAGAACACTGATGgacttcctgtctgtgtctTCTACTAACtggtgttgttgttattttgttgaTTGTTTATTCTCCTGACtagtgttgttgttatttagaTGTCAGTGTGTATTATGTCCcatgttttgttgtctgtgtgTTGTACTGACAGATGTTGATATTTAGgtgtttgtatgttctcctgACCAGTGTTgttatcttgtttgtttaatctcCTGACTCGCAGTattattttggtgtttgtttATTCTACTAacagatgttgttgttgttttgttgtctgtgtgtccaggtacatgtccactagatgcgtttttccTGCATGGAAACACgtcgcatctgaaaatcacccACATGGTGGGCGGTCAGTACTGGTCCACTAGAGGTCACGTGACGGCGCTTTCAGCTTGACATTCcggcagatgagtcggataaacaaagcggctcggccgcaaactttctcttttatttcaaaaacacttcagcgaaagtatttctgaaaacatttgaggtgagaaataaactgtgcagcagctgaatctgtcctcgtttcaGTTCACCGACGTCTAGGCTAGATGTTTAAGGAAAGTTTCGTGATGCATTGGATCTCTGCATGCCGCATCAAATTGGCATAAATTAGAagtcgagtctactttatgcaaatgagctgcggatCGCAGCTCGAAACGCGCCACATGCTGGTACGGTtgcagaaatactttttgctgaagtgtttgaaataaaagacaaagtttgCTGCCGGGCCGCCATGTTAGTCCGAAGCATCTGCCGGACTGTCAAGCGGAAAGCGCCGTCATGTGACCTCTAGGGCccactagtgaccgcccaccatgcGTGAAGTTTTCAGATGCGGcacatttacatgcaggaaaaacggCTCTAGTGGACACGTGGCTTCACCggtattgttattttgttttctatgtGTTCTCTGGACccatgttgttgttattattttggtgtttgtttATTCTCCTGACAGATGCTGTTGatattttgatgtttgttttattctacTGGCCAGTGTTGTTGTTATGTTTggattttggtgttttgtgtttgttatcttGTTGTTTATTCTACTGATCCGTGTTATTTGTTTATCCTGCTGACCTGtgttattatttgttgtttgtttaaccTCCTGACCCatgttgttatttatttgttgtttatttatacaTCCTGGCCCATGTTGttatttacttgtttatttataCATCCTGACCCGTGTTGTAGTTATTTACTTGTTGTTTATTCTACTGACCCatgttatttgtttgtttatcctGCTGACccgtgttgttgttatttattgtttgtttattctcCTGACCCGTGCTGTTGTTATTTacttgttgtttatttattaatccTGACCCGtgctgttatttatttgttgtttatttatacaTCCTGACCCGTGCTGTTGTTATTTacttgttgtttatttattcatcctgacctgtgctgttatttatttgtttatttatacatCCTGACCCGTGCTGTTGTTATTTacttgttgtttatttattcatcctgacccgtgttgttgttatttacttgttgtttatttatacaTCCTGACCCGTGCTGTTGTTATTTacttgttgtttatttatacaTCCTGACCCGTGCTGTTGTTATTTacttgttgtttatttattcatcctgaCCCGTGCTGTTGTTATTTacttgttgtttatttattcatcctgaCCCGTGCTGTGGTTCTCCTGGTCCCTGCAGGGTCTGGTGGTTCTGTGTGAGACCATCGAGGAGTGCTGGGACCACGAGGCCGAGGCCCGGTTGTCGGCCGGCTGCGTGGAGGAGCGAGTCGTTCAGATGCAGCGTCAGACGAACGTCACGGCGCCCGAGGAGATCGTCACGGtcgtcaccatggtaaccaacGTGGACTACCCACCCAAGGAGTCAAGCCTATGACTAGGCTGAGGACCAATCGGAGCCGGTTTTTAGACTCAGGTGACCTGCTGATGGCGGTAGGACGACGCCACGGACAGACTCCACCCTCTGACATcacctcctgtttttttttttactccagaATAAAAGACTTTTTGTACGATAACGAGACTTCAGTTTAAAAAAGGGCGACTTTCTCTGAATGATGCCAATAAGAAGCAGAATGTCTGTATCCCTGCTGTGTAAATACAGATCATTACTACACGTACTGTAATCAATCACCTGAGGCCAAGGAGGCCGATAATCAGGTTATTGATCTGGACGGGAGGCCTGTTGCTTCTCCCAACGTCTGAACTGTGGAAGAAACGAAGCAGAGCGGCCCGTCGGTCATCAGTCCTCTCGGTGTCGGAGCAAAGCAGGTGTTCACAGGTGAAATCAGGATCAGCTGTGAGTTCATCCTCTAACAGGACAATCGCTTTGACGCCTTCTGTCTGTAGAACATCAGAGAACTTCTGCTGGTCGACGTCTTCGGAGGTCTTGTTTGGTTCGAGACGATCTGTTGCAGCAAACTACGTTCAGGAATCGTACAAATCGAGACGTCTGAAGGCGTCGCTGCTCTGAGGTTTTATCAGctgaattatttattgtttaactGGAAAGAGAGTGTCACTCCATCATTGAtcatttctgatttaaaaaattttacCTTCGGAGTAAAAAGACAAtcagtttcttgtttttagtcTGAGAAGATCGTCCATCAGAAACCAAAGACCCAGAGTCTATCGGCCCGCTGAGCagtaacactaaaaaaaaagaaaaaaacactaataattAAACGGTTTGGAGTCCCTCAGAATATGAAGATTAGAAACAGCCTCCCCTGTTTGCAGTGAATATTTAAAGcatgtctgtgtttattttcctcctcactctgtttcctcctcttcctccctgttTGTGGTTCCTTCCGACTCTGAGCCTCAGAACCAACGAGTTGAACAAACGACCCGACGTTTagaaatgtttatatttatttgcacattaaagaagataaaatgtaaagaaagaaattaaTTCAGCATTGGTTCGAAatccaaaacacaccaaaaaaatctaatgcttCTTGTTGTGAAACAAggtcaaagaaaaacaaaaatgaaaccattTGAGTTGATTCATGATACGCTCCACAGGATCCGCCAATATCTTGCCGATAGACAATGAATTCATTCGTCTGTCGGCATCGGCAATTTCCCGCTTCCTATTCATGTTCTATGGGAAACGCACCGCATTGAATGCTGGTTCCGTTGCGGTGCATTTCAAACTACTTCATGCAAATTCGATGCGGAGTGAGGAGGTCCGACACATCGCTAAACTTTCGTCTACACTAGCCATCGTTCGACTAAAACCAGGATGGATTCAGAAGCTTATTTCtggcctcaaatgctttcagaaacactCGTCGAactgttttcgtaataaaagagGACTTTGGAGCCGCGGCGTTGGTCCGACGTTTCTGCCGGACTCAACCTGGAAGGtcgattttcagatgtggtgcgtttccGTGCCAGAAAAACGGATTCTGTGGATGCGTACCATCAGAAACCAGATTTATGTTTCTTCTCCATCCTTGCCTGTGTGCATCGGGTTCCAGGCTCCAGATGTTTGGTGGCTCCAGATGTTTAGTGGATTTTAAAGCATCTCAGGAAACGTGTAGTTTTTGTTTCTGCCACGACGACGAAGCACTCGTCGCTCTGCTTTAACTGCTTTCACAAACTTTAATACATCAGCCGGCCGCCGATAATTTATTCCTCCAGATGTTGCCGGCAGCAGCTGGTCCAGATGTTTTCGGACctttttaaactgcagtttaGACTGCAGCTGTAACCTGACGCCTGACGTTTAGCTCCGCCTCCCTTCAGGCCGACAGGGCGTTCGATTGGCCGCTCACCTGCGCAGAGCCAGGAACAGGTGACTCGGTGTCGGCGGGTCTCAGACAGGAAGCCAAACCTGCACAGTTTGTACATATGAATGTTGTTTGAGGCGTCAGCATGAGTTAGTTTTTATGAACGCTGCACAGAAAAATCCTTCTAATGTCAATGAAAAATCCTGTAGattattttatatgaaaactttAATTTATGTCGTTCACACCaattgtgtgtgcgtgtgtgtctgtgcgtgtgtatgtgtctcTGATACCTGCTGGTGCTCCTACTCTCAT
This DNA window, taken from Amphiprion ocellaris isolate individual 3 ecotype Okinawa chromosome 11, ASM2253959v1, whole genome shotgun sequence, encodes the following:
- the acvr2aa gene encoding activin receptor type-2A isoform X1; this encodes MYSLLPIMAVTAIVLLSFWIYRHNKLAYPPVRVPTQDPGPLPPSPILGQKPLQLLEVKARGRFGHVWKAQLLSEYVAVKIFPIQDRQSWQNEYEIYNLNGMRHENLLQFLGAEKRSINMELQLWLITAYHEKGSLSDYLKANILSWSELCLIAQSMSRGLAYLHEDIPGHKDGHKPAIAHRDFKSKNVLLKSNLTACIADFGLALRFEAGKSPGDTHGQVGTRRYMAPEVLEGAINFQRDAFLRIDMYALGLVLWELASRCKAADGPVDEYRLPFEEEVGPHPSLEDMQEVVVHKKQRPTLRECWQKHTGLVVLCETIEECWDHEAEARLSAGCVEERVVQMQRQTNVTAPEEIVTVVTMVTNVDYPPKESSL
- the acvr2aa gene encoding activin receptor type-2A isoform X2, producing the protein MGSATKLAFSVFLISCSSGAILGRSETQKCVHYNYNPLSSSSSPENQGNASRVVTCSGEKDKRLHCFATWKNVSGVVQVVKQGCWLDDHNCYDRNECVERKDTPEVFFCCCEGSLCNYKFYYSPNSSQTLVPSKIRLSKSSVFIATNIPVTQRPSVVTTLMYSLLPIMAVTAIVLLSFWIYRHNKLAYPPVRVPTQDPGPLPPSPILGQKPLQLLEVKARGRFGHVWKAQLLSEYVAVKIFPIQDRQSWQNEYEIYNLNGMRHENLLQFLGAEKRSINMELQLWLITAYHEKGSLSDYLKANILSWSELCLIAQSMSRGLAYLHEDIPGHKDGHKPAIAHRDFKSKNVLLKSNLTACIADFGLALRFEAGKSPGDTHGQVGTRRYMAPEVLEGAINFQRDAFLRIDMYALGLVLWELASRCKAADGPVDEYRLPFEEEVGPHPSLEDMQEVVVHKKQRPTLRECWQKHTGLVVLCETIEECWDHEAEARLSAGCVEERVVQMQRQTNVTAPEEIVTVVTMVTNVDYPPKESSL
- the acvr2aa gene encoding activin receptor type-2A isoform X3; this translates as MGSATKLAFSVFLISCSSGAILGRSETQKCVHYNYNPLSSSSSPENQGNASRVVTCSGEKDKRLHCFATWKNVSGVVQVVKQGCWLDDHNCYDRNECVERKDTPEVFFCCCEGSLCNYKFYYSPNSSQTLVPTTNIPVTQRPSVVTTLMYSLLPIMAVTAIVLLSFWIYRHNKLAYPPVRVPTQHAFHIMIEDPGPLPPSPILGQKPLQLLEVKARGRFGHVWKAQLLSEYVAVKIFPIQDRQSWQNEYEIYNLNGMRHENLLQFLGAEKRSINMELQLWLITAYHEKGSLSDYLKANILSWSELCLIAQSMSRGLAYLHEDIPGHKDGHKPAIAHRDFKSKNVLLKSNLTACIADFGLALRFEAGKSPGDTHGQVGTRRYMAPEVLEGAINFQRDAFLRIDMYALGLVLWELASRCKAADGPVDEYRLPFEEEVGPHPSLEDMQEVVVHKKQRPTLRECWQKHTGLVVLCETIEECWDHEAEARLSAGCVEERVVQMQRQTNVTAPEEIVTVVTMVTNVDYPPKESSL